The following proteins are encoded in a genomic region of Paenibacillus sp. FSL R7-0273:
- a CDS encoding manganese-dependent inorganic pyrophosphatase — translation MEKTLVFGHKNPDTDTICSAIAYAALKKELGWDAEAVRLGEVSGETQFALDQFGVAAPRLVGSVAGEAAQVILVDHNERQQSADGIDQVRVVEVIDHHRIANFETAHPLYYRAEPVGCTATILNKLYKENGVAIPREIAGLMLSAIISDSLLFKSPTCTEQDVAAARELAEIAGVNAEEYGLAMLKAGADLSDKSIAQLISLDAKEFKMGDHKVEIAQVNAVDVNDVLSKQAELEAALTAIIAEKELDLFLFVVTDILNNDSVGLALGRLAGAVEQAYNVKLDDNKALLRGVVSRKSQIVPVLTETIAKL, via the coding sequence ATGGAAAAAACACTCGTCTTTGGACACAAAAATCCGGATACGGATACAATCTGTTCAGCTATTGCTTATGCAGCACTAAAGAAAGAACTGGGCTGGGATGCTGAAGCGGTACGCCTGGGAGAAGTAAGCGGCGAAACCCAGTTTGCGCTTGACCAATTCGGCGTGGCTGCACCCCGTCTTGTAGGAAGTGTTGCCGGAGAAGCCGCACAGGTGATTCTGGTTGACCATAACGAACGCCAGCAGAGTGCAGACGGAATTGATCAGGTCCGTGTAGTTGAGGTAATCGACCACCACCGGATCGCCAACTTCGAAACCGCGCACCCGCTTTATTACCGTGCCGAGCCTGTAGGCTGCACAGCGACTATCCTGAACAAGCTGTACAAAGAAAACGGTGTAGCGATTCCCCGGGAAATCGCCGGTCTGATGCTGTCCGCAATCATTTCCGATTCTTTGCTGTTCAAATCACCGACCTGCACCGAGCAGGACGTAGCTGCTGCGCGTGAGCTGGCTGAAATCGCCGGTGTCAATGCTGAAGAATACGGTCTGGCTATGCTCAAAGCCGGTGCTGACCTCAGTGACAAGAGCATTGCCCAGCTGATCTCCCTGGATGCCAAGGAATTCAAAATGGGTGACCACAAGGTTGAAATCGCCCAGGTCAACGCAGTTGACGTTAACGATGTGCTTTCCAAGCAGGCAGAGCTGGAAGCAGCCCTTACTGCCATTATTGCTGAAAAAGAACTGGATCTCTTCCTGTTCGTAGTAACCGACATTCTGAACAACGACTCTGTAGGTCTGGCGCTCGGCCGTCTCGCTGGTGCAGTAGAGCAGGCTTACAATGTGAAGCTGGATGACAACAAAGCGCTGCTCAGAGGTGTAGTATCCCGTAAATCCCAGATCGTACCGGTTCTGACTGAAACGATCGCTAAGCTGTAA
- a CDS encoding RtcB family protein, whose amino-acid sequence MTRNIKSHGNNHYQLELPHGSLHVFANQEIFGSFEDKVFEMADNNLRIPRNKYMAYTPDAHVGVGTCIGTTAVWNMKDGMVSPSIVGVDIGCGMRVHTTPLHKRDLQDKEVRRKLIEAIEKYVPTNERVNSNYADIDIMEVVRNGLNGLPEKYIPSPQWITHVEESNFRYDHTALEQLPPKIRKNAHGQLGTLGSGNHFCEIQYLEIAEEHKELAAQWGLFDGGVVVMIHSGSRAWGAMVGREHTKTIKEAMHLWGVTNPDPNLNYAPVTSREGQTYLNLMYSALNFAVTNRHMIAFGVQEAFRELFGPQFEMPVLYDLMHNYALKEFHRGQPMLVHRKGATRALPPGHFLNTPVYKATGHPALIPGSMGTSSYIMLGREEGLKNFYSICHGAGRVRSRRATRLAVTVNEFSQSLQVGTDEEIIVNHRSLETILDECPQAYKDVDQIIDSITGAGLAEVVAKCKPMAVIKGI is encoded by the coding sequence ATGACCAGAAACATCAAATCGCACGGTAACAACCACTATCAGCTGGAGCTCCCGCACGGGTCGCTGCATGTGTTCGCCAATCAGGAAATTTTCGGGTCTTTCGAAGACAAGGTGTTTGAGATGGCTGACAACAATCTGCGGATTCCGCGCAATAAATATATGGCTTATACACCGGATGCGCATGTCGGCGTGGGTACCTGTATCGGCACAACGGCGGTGTGGAATATGAAGGACGGGATGGTCTCGCCTTCGATTGTCGGTGTGGATATCGGCTGCGGGATGCGTGTGCACACGACGCCGCTGCATAAGCGGGATCTGCAGGATAAGGAGGTCCGCCGCAAGCTGATCGAAGCGATTGAAAAATATGTCCCGACCAATGAACGCGTCAACAGCAACTATGCCGATATCGATATTATGGAGGTTGTGCGGAATGGCCTGAACGGTCTGCCGGAAAAATATATCCCGTCCCCGCAATGGATCACCCATGTGGAGGAAAGCAACTTCCGCTATGACCATACTGCACTGGAGCAGCTGCCGCCCAAAATCCGCAAAAATGCCCACGGCCAGCTCGGGACTTTGGGAAGCGGGAATCATTTTTGCGAGATTCAGTACCTTGAGATTGCAGAGGAGCATAAGGAGCTGGCGGCGCAATGGGGGCTTTTTGACGGCGGTGTAGTAGTAATGATTCATTCCGGCTCACGTGCCTGGGGAGCGATGGTCGGCCGGGAGCATACGAAGACTATTAAGGAAGCTATGCATCTCTGGGGTGTAACGAACCCCGATCCGAACCTGAATTATGCGCCAGTCACTAGCCGTGAGGGCCAGACCTATCTGAATCTGATGTACTCCGCGCTGAACTTTGCCGTAACGAACCGTCATATGATTGCTTTTGGGGTGCAGGAGGCCTTCCGGGAGCTGTTCGGACCACAGTTTGAAATGCCGGTGCTGTATGATTTGATGCATAACTATGCGTTAAAAGAGTTCCACCGCGGGCAGCCGATGCTGGTGCACCGTAAAGGGGCGACACGGGCGCTGCCGCCGGGGCATTTTTTGAATACGCCGGTATATAAAGCAACAGGGCATCCGGCGCTCATCCCCGGCTCCATGGGCACCTCTTCTTACATTATGCTTGGCCGCGAGGAGGGCCTGAAAAACTTCTACTCCATCTGCCATGGTGCCGGCCGGGTGCGGTCCAGAAGAGCAACCCGTCTGGCGGTGACGGTGAATGAGTTCAGCCAGTCGCTGCAGGTCGGCACGGATGAGGAAATTATCGTTAACCACCGTTCTCTGGAGACGATCCTCGATGAATGCCCGCAAGCCTATAAGGATGTGGACCAGATCATCGACAGCATCACTGGAGCCGGGCTGGCCGAAGTTGTAGCGAAGTGCAAACCGATGGCGGTGATCAAAGGCATCTAG
- a CDS encoding Leu/Phe/Val dehydrogenase, producing MELFAAMERDDYEELLFCQDKASGLKAIIAIHDTTLGPALGGTRMWTYATEEAAVVDALRLAKGMTYKNAVAGLNLGGGKTVILGDPKKDKNEAMFRAFGRYIQGLNGRYITAEDVGTTEADMDIIHQETDYVTGISASYGSSGNPSPATAFGVYQGMKAAAKAAFGSDSLAGRKIAVQGVGNVSFTLCKYLHEEGAELIVTDISKDAVARAVEAYGAKTVDPADIISVDCDIYAPCALGATINDESLPLLKAKVVAGAANNQLKEPRHGDTLHQMGIVYAPDYVINAGGVINIADELNGYNKERAYKQIGKIYDSITRVLEISRTNGIPAYVAADRLAEERIELLRRSRSTFLRNPHHAISRR from the coding sequence ATGGAATTGTTTGCAGCAATGGAGCGGGACGATTACGAGGAGCTTTTATTTTGCCAGGACAAGGCATCAGGCTTAAAGGCAATCATTGCGATTCATGACACAACACTGGGGCCGGCGCTGGGCGGGACAAGAATGTGGACGTATGCGACTGAAGAAGCAGCAGTGGTCGATGCGCTCCGGCTTGCCAAAGGAATGACCTACAAGAATGCGGTTGCCGGGCTGAACCTCGGCGGCGGTAAAACCGTCATCCTGGGTGACCCGAAAAAGGACAAGAACGAGGCGATGTTCCGCGCCTTCGGACGATACATACAAGGTCTTAACGGCCGTTATATCACAGCTGAGGATGTCGGGACGACAGAGGCGGATATGGATATTATCCATCAGGAGACCGATTATGTAACCGGGATTTCAGCCAGCTACGGCTCTTCCGGCAATCCGTCACCGGCAACGGCCTTCGGGGTATATCAGGGAATGAAGGCGGCGGCCAAGGCGGCCTTCGGCAGTGATTCGCTGGCCGGCCGGAAGATTGCGGTACAAGGTGTGGGTAATGTCTCGTTTACGCTGTGTAAATATCTGCATGAGGAAGGCGCTGAGCTGATTGTAACAGACATCAGCAAGGATGCAGTGGCCCGTGCCGTGGAGGCCTACGGTGCCAAAACCGTTGATCCGGCAGATATTATCAGCGTGGACTGCGATATTTATGCGCCATGTGCGCTTGGAGCAACCATCAATGATGAATCGCTGCCGCTGCTTAAGGCGAAGGTTGTCGCCGGTGCAGCCAATAACCAGCTGAAGGAGCCCCGCCACGGGGATACCCTGCATCAGATGGGGATAGTCTATGCACCGGATTATGTCATTAATGCCGGCGGCGTAATCAACATCGCCGATGAGCTGAACGGCTATAATAAGGAGCGCGCCTACAAGCAGATAGGCAAAATCTATGACAGCATCACCCGTGTGCTGGAAATTTCCCGCACAAACGGTATTCCGGCTTACGTGGCGGCAGACCGCCTGGCAGAAGAACGGATTGAATTGCTGCGCAGAAGCCGCAGCACCTTCCTGCGTAACCCGCATCATGCCATCAGCAGAAGATAG
- a CDS encoding RrF2 family transcriptional regulator, translated as MTKTRSGSASQYKTFGLVLQALVVLARKGDTCSSCEMAELLSSEATLLRKTMAKLTRAQILVTKEGRDGGYALNCDPDKLTLADVYQALEADEACSKAVNETMCGNALGEQMMDACSDIFNEMDRSMMTVLEKYTLAEMVRRSGC; from the coding sequence ATGACAAAAACACGCAGCGGTAGTGCTTCCCAATATAAAACCTTCGGCCTGGTGCTGCAGGCGCTTGTGGTGCTGGCGCGTAAAGGGGATACCTGTTCAAGCTGTGAAATGGCTGAGCTGCTCTCCTCGGAGGCGACTTTGCTGAGAAAGACAATGGCCAAGCTGACGCGTGCGCAGATCCTGGTGACCAAAGAAGGCCGGGATGGCGGATACGCGCTTAACTGTGACCCTGACAAGCTGACCCTTGCCGACGTTTATCAGGCACTTGAGGCAGACGAAGCGTGCAGTAAAGCGGTGAATGAGACGATGTGCGGAAATGCGCTGGGGGAGCAGATGATGGACGCCTGCAGCGATATTTTTAATGAAATGGACCGCAGTATGATGACTGTGCTGGAAAAATATACGCTTGCTGAAATGGTGCGGAGGTCTGGTTGTTGA
- a CDS encoding peptidylprolyl isomerase has protein sequence MMTLLMVIAAGCGNAKNNTAGNAGGNQASPATQAPTEGVPLDTASHPVVTIEMDNDGIIKAELYPEVAPNTVNNFISLIQKGFYDGTIFHRVIPGFMIQGGDPDGTGMGGPDYSIAGEFLANGFTNNLQHTEGVLSMARAEDMNSGGSQFFIMAADYPSLDGSYAAFGKVTEGMDVVQAIVSLPRNSSDRPDTPPVMTKVTVDTLGVDYPEPDKAE, from the coding sequence ATGATGACCCTGCTGATGGTCATTGCAGCAGGCTGCGGCAACGCAAAGAACAATACTGCAGGAAATGCCGGCGGCAATCAGGCCAGCCCTGCTACGCAGGCTCCAACCGAAGGTGTTCCTTTGGACACAGCCAGCCATCCTGTTGTTACCATTGAAATGGATAACGACGGTATCATCAAGGCCGAGCTGTATCCGGAGGTTGCCCCGAATACCGTTAACAACTTTATCTCGCTGATTCAAAAGGGCTTCTACGACGGAACGATCTTCCACCGCGTTATTCCCGGCTTTATGATTCAGGGCGGTGATCCGGACGGCACCGGAATGGGCGGCCCGGATTACAGCATTGCCGGCGAATTCCTGGCGAACGGCTTCACCAATAACCTGCAGCACACCGAAGGCGTGCTCTCCATGGCCAGAGCCGAGGATATGAACTCCGGCGGCTCGCAGTTCTTCATAATGGCTGCCGATTACCCGAGCCTTGATGGCAGCTATGCCGCCTTCGGCAAGGTAACCGAAGGCATGGATGTCGTCCAGGCTATCGTCAGCCTGCCGCGTAACAGCTCTGACCGGCCGGATACGCCGCCGGTAATGACTAAGGTTACAGTAGATACACTGGGTGTTGATTACCCGGAGCCGGACAAGGCGGAATAA
- a CDS encoding MFS transporter — MAFSWKRNLIVLWIGVFFCSTAYSISIPFLSIFLSDQLGVTSHLEIWSGVSFGITFLASALISPYWGSLADKYGRKPMLIRSGFSLAALYLINYFVHDPYVFLVVRVLQGLLAGFVPAAIAMVATNTPEEKTGYALSVMSTAGATGSIIGPLIGGVVSFYSSNRSAFLFSAAIVLVSALIATFFAKEENFNRSAPRSRVSDDIREAVKNKAFITLLSLAGISTFSVMILEPLLPIYLLDMGISRNTASLSSGIVFSAVGIATVIMAPQWGRIGSRKGFGFILFIGLIGGGIGNILQYFVSGYVEFAILRFVYGLFYAGVLPSVNAMIVQTIEPGFRGRAFGLNQAASQLATMAGPIIGGLLGAFIPIRWVFVVNGMILLVAAVLVKVRNLEAKVGQARARGEQGDTEAAGNI, encoded by the coding sequence TTGGCATTTTCATGGAAGCGGAATCTGATTGTACTCTGGATCGGGGTGTTCTTTTGCAGCACCGCCTACTCGATCTCGATTCCGTTCCTTTCGATTTTTCTTAGTGACCAGCTCGGTGTAACCAGCCATCTGGAAATCTGGTCCGGTGTAAGCTTTGGGATTACCTTTCTGGCCAGTGCGCTGATCTCGCCTTACTGGGGATCTCTGGCTGACAAATACGGGCGCAAGCCGATGCTGATCCGCTCGGGCTTCAGTCTGGCCGCACTTTATCTGATTAATTACTTTGTGCATGACCCTTATGTATTTCTCGTTGTGCGTGTGCTGCAGGGCTTGCTGGCCGGATTCGTTCCGGCGGCGATTGCGATGGTGGCGACCAATACACCAGAGGAAAAGACCGGCTATGCGCTCAGCGTGATGTCTACAGCGGGAGCGACCGGCAGCATCATCGGCCCGCTGATCGGCGGGGTGGTCAGCTTTTATTCGAGCAACCGCAGCGCGTTTCTGTTCTCGGCGGCGATTGTGCTTGTCTCTGCGCTGATTGCCACCTTTTTCGCTAAGGAAGAGAATTTTAACCGTTCTGCACCCAGGTCGCGCGTCAGTGATGACATCCGTGAGGCGGTGAAGAATAAAGCCTTTATTACACTGCTTTCTTTAGCCGGCATCAGCACGTTCTCCGTAATGATCCTGGAGCCGCTGCTGCCAATCTACCTTCTTGATATGGGGATCTCGAGGAACACGGCGTCCCTTAGTTCGGGTATTGTTTTCTCCGCTGTCGGCATAGCGACGGTGATCATGGCTCCGCAGTGGGGGAGGATCGGCAGCCGCAAGGGCTTCGGATTTATTCTGTTCATCGGTCTGATCGGCGGAGGGATCGGCAACATCCTGCAGTATTTCGTCTCCGGCTATGTAGAGTTTGCTATCCTGCGGTTTGTCTACGGCCTGTTCTACGCCGGGGTGCTGCCGTCAGTCAATGCCATGATTGTCCAGACCATTGAGCCGGGCTTCCGCGGACGGGCCTTTGGCCTGAATCAGGCGGCCTCGCAGCTGGCGACCATGGCCGGTCCGATTATAGGCGGCCTGCTGGGCGCCTTTATTCCGATCCGCTGGGTGTTCGTCGTCAACGGCATGATACTGCTTGTAGCTGCAGTGCTCGTTAAGGTCCGCAACCTGGAAGCCAAGGTCGGGCAGGCGCGTGCCCGCGGAGAGCAGGGAGATACAGAGGCAGCCGGTAATATATGA
- a CDS encoding pirin family protein, whose amino-acid sequence MIKVYSAASAHRFDHGWLKGSHSFSFGEFYDPDNTAFGPMRVCNDDTIAPGRGFGAHPHSDMEIVSIVLSGRLRHEDNLGNVAETEFGGVQRMSAGTGAIHTEHNPSDTEPVRLLQLWFMPRTRGTAPSYTTGRFDPARLEGRLLPVVAPERGPEIVDIAQDMTIFLGRAVTGRELAFEQEEGRRIFIYLIEGQVKLPDNQVLLPGDSARVEGVSRLALAAEADTLVMVIDLP is encoded by the coding sequence ATGATCAAGGTTTATTCCGCCGCATCCGCGCACCGGTTCGATCACGGCTGGCTGAAGGGCAGCCACAGCTTCTCGTTCGGGGAATTCTACGATCCGGACAATACGGCCTTCGGCCCGATGCGGGTCTGTAATGATGACACCATTGCGCCGGGCAGAGGCTTCGGGGCCCATCCGCACAGCGACATGGAGATCGTCTCCATTGTGCTGTCCGGCAGGCTGCGCCATGAGGACAACTTGGGCAATGTGGCAGAGACGGAGTTTGGCGGCGTTCAGCGGATGTCGGCCGGAACAGGAGCAATCCATACCGAGCATAATCCGTCGGACACGGAGCCGGTGCGGCTGCTGCAGCTGTGGTTCATGCCGCGTACCCGCGGCACGGCACCATCGTATACCACCGGGCGGTTTGATCCCGCCAGGCTGGAGGGCAGGCTGCTGCCGGTGGTAGCGCCTGAGCGCGGGCCGGAGATCGTGGACATCGCCCAGGACATGACCATTTTCCTGGGCCGGGCTGTGACAGGCCGGGAGCTGGCATTTGAGCAGGAAGAGGGACGGCGGATTTTTATTTACTTAATAGAAGGACAGGTTAAGCTTCCGGATAATCAGGTGCTGCTGCCGGGAGATTCAGCACGAGTCGAAGGCGTGAGCAGACTTGCGCTTGCCGCTGAAGCGGATACGCTGGTCATGGTTATCGATCTGCCTTAA
- a CDS encoding nitroreductase family protein, giving the protein MTTELKAEVAFSKVIRDRHSVRKYDPSWKISNEEIKEILNDAILAPSSSNLQPWRFIVITDQELKQQLLPIAYNQQQVVDASATIAVLGDIEAYRNAEKIYEYAEAAGYITAEIGAAMAKRSRDSYSAMPAGKLKEIALIDGGLISMQLMLAAKARGYDTVPMGGFIPEKLRELFSIPERYEPVMLISLGKAAAEGRSTARLPLEEVTQWNGFEG; this is encoded by the coding sequence ATGACAACAGAATTGAAAGCAGAAGTAGCGTTTAGTAAGGTGATCCGGGATCGGCATTCGGTGCGTAAATATGACCCGTCCTGGAAAATCTCCAATGAGGAGATCAAAGAGATTTTGAATGATGCCATTCTGGCCCCGTCCTCATCCAATCTGCAGCCATGGCGCTTCATTGTGATCACGGATCAGGAGCTGAAGCAGCAGCTGCTGCCCATCGCGTACAACCAGCAGCAGGTTGTTGATGCTTCTGCTACAATTGCTGTTCTTGGGGATATCGAAGCTTACCGCAATGCGGAGAAAATATATGAGTACGCCGAGGCAGCCGGATATATCACTGCAGAAATAGGTGCAGCGATGGCTAAACGCAGCAGAGACAGCTATTCGGCCATGCCGGCCGGGAAGCTGAAGGAAATCGCCCTGATCGATGGCGGACTGATCTCCATGCAGCTGATGCTGGCAGCCAAAGCAAGGGGATACGATACCGTACCTATGGGCGGCTTTATTCCCGAAAAATTACGCGAGCTGTTCAGCATTCCAGAGCGTTATGAGCCGGTGATGCTGATCTCCCTCGGCAAAGCGGCGGCAGAAGGACGCTCCACAGCCAGATTGCCGCTGGAGGAAGTAACGCAATGGAATGGCTTTGAAGGGTAA